A single region of the Fusarium fujikuroi IMI 58289 draft genome, chromosome FFUJ_chr05 genome encodes:
- a CDS encoding probable cell wall glucanase (Utr2) encodes MLRSLVVAALLGASSVAAVKCTRSSHCPEDSPCCSTYGECGVGAYCLGGCDPTMSFSLDSCVPAPVCEDRKMKMNSLDSIVDIGKYLGDSSKADWVAQGEPVVFQNNVLLTMPKDSVGTLLSSTVYMWYGNVKARFKTSRGAGVITAFILFSDVKDEIDYEFVGTELGDAQTNYYFQGITNYENSENITLSDTFANFHDYEIRWTPDKIEWWVDGKLGRTLQKSDTWNATSKNFDFPQTPSRVQLSLWPGGKEGNAEGTVAWAGGPIDWDAPDIQKSGYYFATFSDVEIECYNAKSGPGTNSGTSYWYKDAAGTNDTIVDGDKRHTIASLMATGEDMDKGKKEDKKKDSKDDDKDDKDSKDSKDKDKDDDDDDEPATIPGGSSGAPSNDHGDDSSDDSSSGSGSSNTPSGNPDGDSNDTEPADTTNCQTNSFNQDCASSDSSKSSSSSDDGKGSNAGTRNGASALAIIIASGALFWL; translated from the exons ATGTTGCGATCTCTTGTCGTTGCCGCCCTTTTGGGCGCTAGTTCTGTCGCTGCCGTCAAGTGCACGCGCAGCAGCCACTGTCCCGAGGACTCGCCATGCTGCTCCA CCTATGGTGAATGCGGTGTTGGTGCGTACTGCCTGGGTGGTTGCGATCCTACAATGTCCTTCTCACTCGACTCTTGTGTTCCCGCCCCCGTCTGCGAGGAtcgcaagatgaagatgaactcCCTCGATTCAATTGTCGATATCGGCAAGTATCTTGGTGATTCTTCAAAGGCCGACTGGGTTGCACAGGGTGAGCCAGTTGTTTTCCAGAACAACGTTCTTCTTACCATGCCCAAGGACAGTGTTGGCACTCTGCTGTCTTCTACTGTCTACATGTGGTATGGTAACGTCAAGGCTCGCTTTAAGACCAGCCGTGGCGCTGGTGTCATTACTgctttcatcctcttctctgaCGTCAAGGATGAGATCGATTATGAGTTTGTTGGTACAGAGCTCGGGGATGCTCAGACCAATTATTACTTCCAGGGCATCACCAACT ACGAGAACTCGGAAAACATTACGCTGTCTGATACCTTTGCCAACTTTCACGATTACGAAATCCGATGGACCCCTGACAAGATTGAGTGGTGGGTTGATGGCAAGCTCGGCCGAACTCTGCAGAAGAGTGATACCTGGAATGCCACCTCTAAGAACTTTGACTTCCCCCAGACACCCTCCCGTGTGCAGCTTTCTCTGTGGCCTGGTGGCAAGGAGGGTAACGCCGAAGGTACTGTAGCATGGGCTGGAGGTCCCATCGACTGGGATGCTCCCGATATCCAGAAGAGTGGTTACTACTTTGCTACCTTCTCCGATGTTGAGATCGAATGTTACAATGCCAAGTCTGGTCCTGGCACCAACTCGGGTACTAGTTACTGGTACAAGGATGCTGCTGGCACTAACGACACCATTGTCGACGGTGACAAGAGACACACCATTGCTTCTCTGATGGCCACTGGTGAGGACATGGACAAGGGaaagaaggaggacaagaagaaggatagcAAGGACGATGACAAGGACGATAAGGACAGCAAAGatagcaaggacaaggataaggacgacgacgatgatgatgagcccGCCACTATTCCTGGCGGCAGCAGCGGCGCGCCATCCAACGACCACGGAGACGACAGCAGCGATGACAGCAGCTCTGGGTCCGGTTCTAGCAACACTCCCTCAGGCAACCCCGACGGCGACTCAAATGATACTGAGCCCGCTGACACCACCAACTGTCAGACCAACAGCTTCAACCAAGACTGCGCCAGCTCAGACTCtagcaagagcagcagcagctcagATGATGGAAAGGGTTCCAACGCTGGAACACGGAACGGCGCAAGTGCCCTGGCCATTATCATCGCCAGTGGTGCTCTGTTCTGGCTGTAG
- a CDS encoding probable cytochrome-c oxidase chain IV precursor: MGPSSNFGPNQPIPHKSLDNTSLSPSRVILKARPHCPAQTINRMFLQRSALTAARRVAARPAVARTFTTSFVRRDAARPATPNEQAAALAGTAEKKVGSYKTLKEVRTEEDLFGPGAAPGTVPTDLEQATGIERLEILGKMEGVDIFDMRPLDASRLGTMKDPIMVRSAGEEQFAGCTGFPADSHSVHWLGITRERPIERCPECGSVYKMDYVGPEDDHHHHHPPEFEEPKTFADYIKPEYRYK, translated from the exons ATGGGTCCATCTTCCAACTTCGGCCCAAATCAGCCCATTCCTCACAAATCCCTCGACAACACCTCTCTCAGCCCATCCCGAGTCATCCTCAAAGCTCGACCCCATTGCCCGGCGCAAACTATCAACAGAATGTTCCTGCAACGCTCCGCCCTCACTGCGGCTCGCCGCGTCGCCGCCCGACCTGCTGTCGCTCGCACCTTCACCACCTCTTTCGTCCGCC GAGATGCTGCCCGTCCTGCCACCCCCAACGAGCAGGCCGCTGCTCTTGCTGGCaccgccgagaagaaggtcgGCTCTTACAAGACTCTGAAGG AGGTCCGAACTGAGGAGGATCTCTTCGGTCCTGGTGCTGCCCCCGGAACTGTCCCTACCGATCTCGAGCAGGCCACCGGTATCGAGCGTCTCGAGATTCTCGGTAAGATGGAGGGCGTCGACATCTTCGACATGCGCCCTCTCGACGCCAGCCGCCTCGGAACGATGAAGGATCCCATCATGGTCCGATCCGCTGGTGAGGAGCAGTTCGCCGGCTGCACTGGTTTCCCCGCCGACTCTCACAGCGTCCACTGGCTCGGC ATCACCCGCGAGCGCCCCATCGAGCGATGCCCCGAGTGCGGCAGTGTCTACAAGATGGACTACGTCGGTCCCGAGGAcgatcaccaccaccaccaccctcCTGAGTTCGAGGAGCCCAAGACCTTTGCCGATTACATCAAGCCCGAGTACCGATACAAATAA
- a CDS encoding related to MVP1 protein encodes MPPRISPFSTPLCCRTTANAPVSSLTAYLSGLSLQTRNASILSSLANNPGAVHQKKRVGRGPSSGHGKTSGRGHKGQKQHGKVKPWFQGGQTPLIVKHGRKGFSNFRAPQMSEVNLDQIQVWIDQGRIDPTKQITPKELIECGILGTVKDGVKVLSRGADMLKQPIDVMVSRVSAGAIAAIEGAGGKVVTRYYTKLAIKRLLRGQSVNTDKPLPQGLEHVDTVLAAARDAPFRYRLPDPTSREDIEYYRDPAHRGYLSHQLAPGESPSLYFRVPGVHKIKSEVKKEKAATEETLF; translated from the exons ATGCCTCCTCGAATCTCACCCTTTAGCACGCCGCTGTGCTGCAGGACGACTGCCAATGCTCCTGTTTCATCGCTGACCGCTTACCTCTCCGGCCTCTCCCTCCAGACCCGAAATGCGTCCATCCTCAGCAGTCTTGCCAACAACCCCGGCGCCGTtcaccagaagaagcgagtTGGTCGTGGTCCCTCTTCCGGACACGGAAAGACATCTGGTCGTGGTCACAAGGGTCAGAAGCAGCATGGAAAGGTCAAGCCGTGGTTCCAGGGTGGTCAGACACCTTTGATCGTCAAGCATGGTCGAAAAGGTTTCAGCAACTT CCGAGCTCCTCAGATGTCGGAAGTCAACCTCGACCAGATCCAGGTTTGGATCGACCAAGGACGAATCGACCCCACCAAGCAGATTACACCGAAGGAATTGATCGAGTGTGGCATTCTTGGAACTGTCAAGGATGGCGTCAAGGTCCTTTCCCGAGGTGCGGATATGCTTAAGCAGCCCATTGATGTTATGGTCTCACGTGTTTCTGCTGGAGCTATTGCTGCTATTGAAGGTGCTGGAGGCAAGGTCGTCACCCGATACTACACCAAGCTGGCCATAAAACGACTCCTACGAGGCCAGTCCGTCAACACAGATAAGCCTCTCCCTCAAGGATTGGAGCACGTCGACACTGTGCTAGCCGCAGCCCGCGATGCACCCTTCCGGTACCGATTACCCGACCCTACCAGCCGTGAGGACATTGAGTACTATCGTGATCCCGCACACCGAGGATACTTGAGCCACCAGCTTGCGCCAGGAGAGTCGCCCAGTTTATACTTCAGAGTGCCTGGAGTGCACAAGATCAAGAGCGAGGttaagaaggagaaggcagCCACTGAGGAGACTCTGTTCTAA
- a CDS encoding probable KTR5-putative mannosyltransferase, which produces MDLIRRATKVAPSKPPLQLPLDEKRDSKHNKAVDSRMAFFRRPLRLKGNSTISVPLGVVVFFPMLVLILIFILFVSHPSSPGRFLIPGGAPPKMRKISEKYDKVFVEGCAQPDTSQPRANAAFVILARNKEIDGVLQSIKSVERHFNRWYHYPYVFLNDGDFDDNFKEAVRNHTSGDVEFGKVGPDMWGFPDWIDPKVASEGIAKQGDAAVMYGGLESYHKMCRFYSGFFFNHPLLLKYEWYWRVEPEISYFCDITYDPFQKMIEHNKTYGFTIAVKELRETVPNIFRYASAYKRLNNITSKGLWEMFVEPPEEDDEDTSKDSDISPNPEKSFWDTLTGKKENIVDPESMEGETYNMCHFWSNFEIAKLSWFRSKEYQDFFEMMDRSGGFWMERWGDAPIHSLAAGALLGPQDIHYFRDFGYRHTTIQHCPANAPGKQLAREPYLEKTTFPEYKRFEEDDYWEHWDDVQEGGIGCRCRCDTDVVDVEGKEGSCLAEWVDVAGGWEHPY; this is translated from the exons ATGGACTTGATCAGGAGGGCCACCAAGGTGGCTCCCAGCAAACCTCCTCTACAACTTCCCCTCGACGAGAAGAGGGATTCCAAACATAACAAGGCGGTCGATTCCCGCATGGCCTTTTTCCGGAGACCCCTGCGACTAAAGGGGAATTCTACAATTTCCGTACCTCTGGGCGTGGTTGTCTTTTTTCCAATGCTTGTTTTaatccttatttttattctcttCGTCAGCCATCCCAGCTCCCCCGGCAGGTTTCTGATACCAGGGGGCGCTCCCCCCAAGATGCG GAAAATCAGCGAAAAGTACGATAAGGTGTTCGTCGAGGGCTGCGCCCAGCCTGACACCAGCCAACCTCGAGCCAACGCCGCATTTGTCATATTAGCGCGAAACAAGGAGATCGATGGTGTTTTACAATCCATAAAATCAGTCGAGAGACATTTCAATCGCTGGTATCATTACCCCTATGTGTTCCTCAACGATGGTGACTTCGACGACAACTTCAAGGAGGCTGTTAGAAACCATACCTCGGGAGATGTTGAGTTTGGAAAGGTTGGACCAGACATGTGGGGGTTCCCCGATTGGATTGACCCCAAGGTAGCTTCAGAGGGCATCGCCAAGCAGGGCGACGCTGCCGTCATGTACGGAGGTCTGGAGAGCTACCACAAGATGTGCAGATTCTACTCTGG tttcttcttcaaccaccCCTTATTACTCAAGTACGAATGGTACTGGCGAGTCGAACCCGAGATCAGCTACTTCTGCGATATCACATA CGACCCTTTCCAGAAGATGATCGAACACAACAAGACATACGGCTTCACAATCGCCGTCAAGGAACTTCGGGAGACCGTTCCCAATATCTTTCGATACGCCTCCGCCTACAAGCGACTTAACAACATCACATCGAAGGGCTTGTGGGAAATGTTCGTCGAGCCaccagaggaagatgacgaggacacTTCTAAGGACAGCGATATCTCACCAAATCCCGAGAAGAGTTTCTGGGATACCCTCACGGGTAAAAAGGAGAACATTGTCGACCCTGAGTCAATGGAGGGAGAGACCTATAACATGTGCCACTTTTGGTCCAATTTCGAAATTGCGAAGCTCAGCTGGTTCCGCAGTAAGGAGTACCAGGACTTCTTCGAAATGATGGACAGAAGCGGTGGCTTTTGGATGGAACGA TGGGGCGATGCTCCTATTCACTCCCTTGCCGCCGGCGCGCTTCTCGGTCCCCAGGATATCCATTACTTCCGAGACTTTGGTTACCGACATACAACGATTCAGCATTGCCCTGCAAATGCGCCGGGCAAACAGCTCGCACGTGAGCCCTACCTAGAAAAGACAACATTTCCCGAGTATAAGAGATTTGAGGAAGACGACTACTGGGAGCATTGGGACGACGTACAAGAAGGTGGCATTGGCTGTCGCTGCAGATGTGATACGGACGTTGTCGATGTTGAGGGCAAAGAAGGATCATGTCTTGCAGAATGGGTCGACGTTGCCGGCGGCTGGGAACATCCATACTAG
- a CDS encoding probable dihydroxy-acid dehydratase, translating to MADQVQHDPKQDPDYIPFPCLPPGGALNRWSTKITREHDYPGAQAMLYGAGVPNKDKMKNAPQIGVATVWWQGNPCNTHLLDLGQIVKNSIEKEGMIGWQFNTVGVSDAITMGGEGMRFSLQTREIIADSIESVTCAQHHDANISIPGCDKNMPGTVMAAARHNRPFIMIYGGTIRKGHSKLLEQPINISTCYEASGAFTYGRLHAKTNPGEAGRESSDVMDDIEKHACPGAGACGGMYTANTMATAIEAMGLSLPGSSSYPAESPEKRRECERAAQVIRTTMEKDLRPRDIMTRASFENALVLTMILGGSTNGVLHFLAMANTAGVPLTIDDIQRASDRTPFLADLAPSGKYYMEDLYNVGGTPSVIKMLIARGLLDGSIMTVTGKTLAENVEDWPSLDPGQDIIRSLDNPIKDSGHIRILRGNFAPGGAVAKITGKEGLSFTGKARVYDTEKMLNAALNKGEIKQSDGNLVVIVRYEGPKGGPGMPEQLKASAAIMGAGLSNLALVTDGRYSGASHGFIVGHVVPEAMVGGPIALVKDGDVITIDAIRNRIDVDITDEEMEKRRSEWKAPEPRVKRGVLAKYAKLVGDASHGAVTDQW from the exons atggcggaCCAAGTCCAACACGACCCTAAACAAGATCCCGACTACATCCCCTTTCCCTGTCTTCCTCCAGGTGGTGCTCTAAACCGTTGGTCAACAAAGATCACTCGTGAGCATGACTATCCTGGAGCTCAG GCTATGCTCTACGGAGCTGGTGTCcccaacaaggacaagatgaagaatgcCCCTCAAATCGGTGTTGCTACTGTGTGGTGGCAAGGAAACCCTTGCAA TACTCATC tcctcgatcttggccaaATCGTCAAGAACTCTATCGAAAAGGAGGGTATGATCGGATGGCAGTTCAATACCGTTGGTGTCTCTGACGCCATCACTATGGGAGGCGAAG GCATGCGCTTCTCTCTTCAGACCCGAGAAATCATCGCTGATTCCATCGAGTCTGTAACTTGCGCCCAGCACCATGACGCCAACATCTCTATTCCTGGCTGTGACAAGAACATGCCCGGCACTGTAATGGCCGCCGCTCGTCACAACCGCCCCTTTATCATGATCTACGGCGGCACCATCCGCAAGGGCCACTCTAAGCTCCTCGAGcagcccatcaacatcagcacaTGCTACGAAGCTTCTGGCGCTTTCACCTATGGCCGACTCCACGCGAAGACAAATCCTGGTGAGGCTGGCCGTGAGAGCTCTGATGTCATGGATGATATCGAGAAGCATGCTTGTCCCGGTGCTGGAGCCTGTGGTGGTATGTACACGGCTAACACTATGGCTACTGCCATTGAGGCTATGGGTCTTTCACTGCctggctcttcatcataccCCGCCGAGTCCCCTGAGAAGCGTCGCGAATGTGAGCGCGCTGCTCAGGTTATCCGCACTACTATGGAGAAGGATCTCCGTCCTCGCGATATCATGACCCGAGCTTCTTTCGAGAACGCTCTTGTTCTGACTATGATTCTGGGTGGCTCTACAAATGGTGTTCTTCACTTCCTCGCCATGGCCAACACAGCTGGTGTACCCCTGACCATCGACGATATTCAACGCGCCAGTGACAGAACCCCTTTCCTCGCCGATCTAGCCCCCAGTGGAAAGTACTACATGGAGGATCTGTACAACGTTGGTGGAACACCCTCCGTTATTAAGATGCTCATCGCCCGTGGTCTTCTTGACGGCAGCATCATGACGGTCACCGGCAAGACTCTTGCCGAGAACGTGGAAGACTGGCCCAGCCTGGACCCTGGCCAGGATATTATCCGCTCTCTCGATAACCCTATCAAGGACTCCGGCCACATCCGAATTCTACGAGGAAACTTTGCCCCAGGTGGTGCTGTTGCTAAGATTACTGGAAAGGAGGGTCTGTCTTTCACTGGCAAGGCTCGTGTATACGACACTGAGAAGATGCTCAACGCTGCCCTGAACAAGGGTGAGATCAAGCAATCCGACGGTAACTTAGTCGTTATTGTTCGATATGAAGGTCCCAAGGGTGGTCCCGGTATGCCCGAACAACTGAAGGCCTCTGCAGCCATCATGGGTGCTGGTCTCTCgaatcttgcccttgtcacAGACGGTCGATACAGTGGTGCCTCTCACGGCTTCATCGTCGGTCACGTCGTGCCTGAAGCCATGGTCGGAGGCCCTATCGCTCTGGTCAAGGATGGAGATGTTATCACTATCGATGCTATTAGAAACCGCATTGACGTCGATATCACtgacgaggagatggagaagcgAAGGAGTGAGTGGAAGGCTCCTGAGCCTAGAGTCAAGAGAGGTGTGCTGGCCAAGTATGCTAAGTTGGTCGGAGATGCTTCTCATGGTGCCGTGACAGATCAGTGGTAG
- a CDS encoding related to Ser/Thr protein phosphatase superfamily: MDTLNRVSEYLFGPAIPHREPCGRAVQIMSDLHLELNRQYATFDFPVKARFLILGGDIGRLVDYDMFLPFLARQTERFEKVFLVLGNHEFYEMSYEDGVEKARELEKEESLKGKLVILDRNRWDDPNSKLTVIGATLWSNIHSSAAETIALRVSDYKLIKDWTVAKHNECHARDLAYLTETISELNNLPAESQRNVLVVTHHAPCVKGSSRPEHANAPYKMAFSTDVIQAREFMRGVQVWMFGHTHYTTEFKKGGVKVVANQRGYVLGYKGPTLENTKGFDDERVVEL, translated from the coding sequence ATGGATACCTTGAATCGTGTCTCAGAATATCTCTTCGGCCCTGCGATTCCTCATCGAGAACCATGTGGCCGAGCAGTACAGATCATGTCGGATCTTCATCTGGAGCTAAATCGACAATACGCAACGTTTGACTTCCCTGTCAAAGCACGTTTTCTcattcttggtggtgatattGGCCGTTTAGTCGACTACGACATgtttcttcctttcctcgCACGCCAAACCGAGCGCTTCGAGAAGGTTTTCTTAGTTCTTGGCAACCATGAGTTCTATGAGATGAGCTATGAGGACGGTGTTGAAAAGGCGAGGGAGctggaaaaagaagagtCTCTGAAGGGAAAACTCGTGATCTTGGATCGAAATCGCTGGGACGATCCGAATTCGAAACTCACAGTTATCGGCGCAACATTATGGTCGAATATCcattcttcagcagctgagaCCATTGCCCTCCGAGTATCAGATTACAAGCTCATTAAAGACTGGACCGTCGCCAAGCACAACGAGTGTCACGCCCGGGATCTCGCCTATCTCACAGAGACAATATCCGAGCTCAACAACCTTCCAGCAGAATCTCAGAGAAATGTCTTGGTGGTGACGCACCACGCGCCCTGTGTGAAAGGGTCTTCAAGACCAGAACATGCGAATGCGCCGTATAAGATGGCATTTTCAACGGATGTTATACAGGCCAGGGAGTTTATGCGTGGAGTGCAGGTTTGGATGTTTGGTCATACGCATTATACGACTGAGTTTAAGAAGGGTGGTGTGAAGGTCGTTGCGAATCAGAGGGGGTATGTTTTGGGTTACAAGGGGCCGACACTGGAAAATACAAAGGGTTTTGACGACGAGAGAGTTGTAGAGTTGTGA
- a CDS encoding related to MVP1 protein, with the protein MSLFGSSPTEDSPGLGSSTGPARRGGAGLFDDDSGSGTPKPSISLFADDDDSHDSPWDMPTPRKQQSRADLIRNLLPGSDVPDAYIETFDTVVREDGSGGQVTSGGVAKLFATARLGADAQARIMSLVAPGGGDVLLGRNEFNVLLALVGLAQEGEVISLDGVDERRKRLPQPKLAGLTAEPVLPPVAELSAKPPQTPPKDIPPQQQQTPPAQQQPKQFRPAMDDPEDDPWGSPDMHKTHDHGPSKSNGTQRNSTNGHTGFGQTPPTTVIDAPPLPNIASPQATTSPNSRRQHSSNSVTTPGGWGYFDGNNPVVGFGESPSGPVQNPFGGAPDLTPTAQPPALQHHTSSGRASRGAEENVVVVLMPEKEGVFMFQHHNYEISSIRRGSKVIRRYSDFVWLLDCLHKRYPFRILPLLPPKRVGVNGSHLSNDGAFIEKRRRGLSRFLNALIRHPILSQEQLVVMFLTVPTELSVWRKQATISVQDEFTDRALPPGLEDSLPAELEDLFNRTRNGVKRSAELYINVCNIMDRLVKRTEGVAADHARIALSLASLTETSEDTYATDTNEVPLLNDGLVAMSKHLRTCQALMEDESRGWDEGVLEDLKRQRDALVSVREMFERRERLDKDNIPYLERRIQTNENKLANLRSKPEGVVKAGEIDRIAENIIKDKESIVQQHNRSIFVKECIRDELITFQSTQYQVSRWNQDWAGERVKYAEMLADNWRRLLDELEGMPLGD; encoded by the exons ATGTCACTTTTTGGTTCATCACCGACGGAGGACAGCCCAGGTCTGGGCTCGTCTACTGGTCCAGCTCGTCGCGGCGGTGCTGGACTCTTCGACGAtgactctggctctggaacTCCAAAACCATCCATCAGTCTCTTCgctgacgatgacgactcCCATGATTCACCTTGGGACATGCCCACGCCGCGCAagcagcagagcagagccGATCTTATCCGCAACCTCCTCCCTGGTAGCGACGTGCCCGATGCCTATATCGAGACCTTTGATACAGTAGTGCGCGAAGATGGCAGCGGAGGTCAGGTCACTTCTGGTGGTGTCGCAAAACTCTTCGCTACTGCCAGACTCGGTGCTGATGCCCAAGCTCGCATTATGTCCTTGGTAGCTCCCGGGGGCGGGGATGTCCTGCTAGGTCGAAACGAGTTCAATGTGCTGCTGGCTTTGGTCGGCCTTGCGCAAGAAGGCGAAGTCATAAGCCTGGACGGCGTTGATGAGCGCCGAAAAC GTCTTCCGCAACCCAAGCTCGCGGGTCTCACTGCAGAGCCCGTCCTACCTCCAGTTGCTGAACTTTCCGCGAAGCCGCCTCAGACGCCTCCAAAAGAtattcctcctcaacaacaacaaactccTCCCGCGCAACAACAGCCCAAGCAATTTCGACCTGCCATGGATGACCCAGAGGATGATCCATGGGGGAGTCCTGATATGCATAAAACCCATGATCATGGTCCCTCCAAGTCCAACGGCACCCAGCGAAACAGCACAAATGGCCATACCGGCTTTGGCCAAACACCACCGACAACAGTAATCGACGCTCCTCCTCTGCCCAATATTGCATCCCCCCAGGCCACTACGTCTCCAAACAGCCGGCGACAGCATAGCAGCAACTCGGTGACAACGCCTGGTGGATGGGGATACTTTGATGGGAACAACCCTGTTGTAGGCTTTGGGGAATCTCCCTCTGGGCCTGTCCAGAATCCCTTTGGTGGAGCTCCCGATCTGACACCAACTGCACAACCTCCAGCTCTTCAGCACCATACGAGCAGTGGTAGAGCCAGCCGCGGCGCCGAGGAGAATGTCGTTGTTGTGCTTATGCCGGAAAAGGAAGGCGTTTTCATGTTCCAGCACCATAATTATGAAATCTCGAGCATAAGGCGCGGTAGCAAGGTTATTCGCAGATACAGCGACTTTGTCTGGCTATTGGATTGCCTACACAAGAGATATCCATTCCGTATTCTACCGCTACTTCCACCTAAACGTGTAGGTGTAAATGGTAGCCATCTGTCCAACGATGGGGCTTTTATCGAAAAGCGAAGGAGAGGTTTGTCGCGTTTCCTGAATGCCCTTATCAGGCACCCGATTCTAAGCCAGGAACAACTTGTTGTCATGTTCTTGACCGTTCCTACA GAGCTATCTGTGTGGCGCAAGCAAGCTACCATTTCTGTTCAGGATGAGTTTACTGATAGAGCACTACCACCTGGCTTGGAGGATTCTTTGCCAGCTGAACTTGAGGATCTATTCAACCGAACACGCAATGGCGTCAAACGATCTGCTGAACTTTACATTAACGTATGCAACATCATGGATCGTCTCGTCAAGCGAACCGAGGGCGTGGCTGCTGACCACGCTCGTATTGCTCTTTCTTTGGCCTCTTTGACAGAAACATCGGAGGATACTTACGCAACTGACACCAACGAGGTTCCTCTTCTTAATGATGGGCTTGTTGCCATGAGCAAACACCTCAGAACTTGCCAAGCTTTGATGGAAGATGAGAGCCGTGGATGGGACGAGGGAGTTCTTGAGGACCTTAAGCGCCAACGAGATGCTCTTGTCAGCGTGCGCGAGATGTTTGAACGAAGAGAGCGCTTggataaagataatattccTTATCTGGAGCGAAGAATTCAGACAAATGAGAACAAGCTTGCTAACTTGAGATCCAAGCCAGAAGGCGtggtcaaggctggtgagaTCGACCGCATAGCAGAAAACATCATCAAG GATAAGGAGTCTATTGTTCAGCAACACAATCGCTCCATCTTCGTCAAGGAGTGTATCCGCGACGAGCTCATCACCTTCCAGTCAACTCAATACCAAGTCAGCCGATGGAATCAGGACTGGGCTGGTGAGCGAGTCAAGTACGCCGAGATGCTCGCAGACAACTGGCGACGATTGCTagatgagcttgagggcATGCCCCTGGGTGACTAG